Proteins from a genomic interval of Bacteroidota bacterium:
- a CDS encoding TonB-dependent receptor translates to MNNLITNIIEKNWLYVLVLLNSQFLILNSAFSQTLTQTIRGVVVDADSKSPIEQVGVKVLNIDTNIYSITDADGKFRLAKVPVGRHTIKFSFIGYEDIILQNIIATTGKEVVLNVEMHEKLLMGNEVVIIAEKDKTKANNDLVTNSARNFQSEETERYAGSRGDPSKMVAAYAGVATGNDARNDIIVRGNSPLGVLWRLEGTDIPSPNHFSTQGATGGPVSILNNNLLGSSDFLTGAFPAEYGNKMSAVFDLKMRNGNNEKMEYTGQAGLNGWEGGIEGPLGRTRDKGQGTNDTTRKSASSNNGSYLINYRYNSLKLFQTLGINFGVSGIPTYQDLSYKINLPTSKAGVFTLWGIGGMSDISLLDSQKDSTDWSFTNLGEDLVFGSKMGVAGFSHLYFFTDKISGKLNVSVSGSQFKVTLDTLAADKSPFRVYTNASKDGQYFVNYTVTDKINAHHLLKTGYIWKYMMVNYESIYWSRNNKRYLNEFNEKGNTSSFQTFLHWQYRCTDNLTFNSGVHYNWFALTNSFGLEPRAGMRWQFLPKQTLSLAFGMHSQTLPLIYYMYKSFDSITNAYYNTNSTIDLSRSIHYVLAYDYNFAKDFRLKLECYYQDLYNLPIEKYHKSSFSTVNVGNELEGLTFVDSLENKGTGYNYGTEFTIEKFFSKKYYFLSSLSLYESKYKGSDGILRNTAFNGGYVYNLLGGIELPVGGKKNQSIAFDIKMTFAGGNRYTPIDIQQSILNKDVVYIDSLAFQNQFRDYQKIDFKISYRINTKKVSHYIFFHIENIFNRKNILQQVYNDNKKAITEEYQLGLFPYGGYRIEF, encoded by the coding sequence ATGAACAATCTGATAACAAATATTATAGAAAAGAATTGGCTGTATGTTTTAGTGCTTCTCAATTCTCAATTCTTAATTCTTAATTCAGCATTTTCTCAAACGCTGACACAAACCATTCGCGGAGTTGTGGTGGATGCCGATTCAAAATCACCGATTGAGCAGGTGGGTGTAAAAGTTCTGAATATTGATACGAATATTTATTCTATTACTGATGCGGACGGGAAATTTCGTTTAGCAAAAGTTCCTGTGGGCAGGCATACCATAAAGTTTTCTTTTATTGGATATGAAGATATAATCCTCCAGAACATCATCGCAACCACAGGAAAAGAGGTAGTGCTCAATGTAGAGATGCACGAAAAACTTTTAATGGGTAATGAAGTGGTGATTATTGCTGAGAAAGACAAAACAAAAGCAAACAATGATTTGGTAACGAACAGCGCGCGCAATTTTCAGAGCGAAGAAACGGAGCGTTATGCAGGAAGCCGCGGTGACCCAAGCAAAATGGTTGCTGCTTACGCAGGCGTGGCAACAGGCAATGATGCACGCAATGATATAATCGTGCGCGGAAATTCTCCCCTCGGAGTTTTGTGGCGTTTGGAAGGCACTGACATCCCTAGCCCGAATCATTTTTCTACGCAGGGCGCAACAGGAGGTCCTGTGAGCATTCTCAATAATAATCTTTTGGGCTCTTCTGATTTTCTTACGGGCGCTTTTCCTGCCGAGTATGGAAATAAAATGTCAGCTGTGTTTGATTTGAAGATGAGAAACGGAAACAATGAAAAAATGGAATACACAGGTCAAGCCGGACTGAACGGATGGGAAGGCGGAATTGAAGGACCTTTAGGAAGAACAAGGGACAAGGGACAAGGAACGAATGATACAACCAGAAAATCTGCCTCATCAAATAACGGTTCTTACCTGATTAATTACCGCTACAATTCTCTGAAACTTTTTCAAACGCTTGGAATCAATTTTGGTGTTTCCGGAATTCCAACTTATCAGGATCTTTCCTATAAAATAAATCTTCCTACATCAAAAGCCGGTGTGTTCACGCTCTGGGGAATTGGCGGCATGAGCGATATTTCTTTACTCGATAGTCAGAAAGATTCTACAGACTGGTCATTCACAAATTTGGGCGAAGACCTTGTATTTGGTTCTAAGATGGGAGTTGCCGGATTTTCTCACCTCTATTTTTTTACCGATAAAATTTCAGGCAAGTTGAATGTCTCAGTTTCTGGTTCGCAATTCAAAGTAACTCTTGATACGCTTGCTGCTGATAAAAGTCCTTTCCGCGTTTACACCAATGCATCCAAAGACGGACAATACTTTGTCAACTACACGGTGACGGATAAAATTAATGCGCACCACTTGCTTAAAACAGGTTATATATGGAAATACATGATGGTAAATTACGAATCTATCTACTGGTCACGCAATAACAAAAGATACCTTAATGAGTTCAATGAAAAGGGAAATACAAGTTCCTTTCAGACATTTTTACACTGGCAGTATCGCTGTACTGACAATCTCACTTTCAATAGCGGGGTGCATTACAACTGGTTTGCACTGACAAATTCTTTTGGACTTGAACCAAGAGCTGGGATGCGATGGCAGTTTTTGCCGAAGCAAACTCTTTCTCTTGCTTTTGGAATGCACAGCCAAACACTTCCTCTCATATATTATATGTACAAGTCTTTTGACTCAATCACTAATGCATACTACAACACCAACAGCACCATTGATTTAAGCAGAAGCATTCATTACGTTCTGGCGTATGATTACAACTTTGCGAAAGATTTTCGCCTGAAGCTTGAATGCTATTATCAGGATTTGTACAATCTTCCTATTGAAAAATACCATAAGAGCTCGTTCTCAACCGTGAATGTTGGGAATGAACTGGAAGGATTAACTTTTGTTGATTCATTGGAAAATAAAGGAACCGGTTATAATTACGGAACTGAGTTTACGATTGAAAAATTCTTCAGCAAAAAATATTATTTTCTTTCATCCCTTTCCCTTTATGAATCAAAATACAAGGGAAGCGATGGAATTCTCCGCAATACTGCTTTCAACGGTGGGTATGTTTATAATCTGCTTGGCGGAATTGAGCTGCCTGTTGGAGGAAAAAAGAATCAGTCCATCGCTTTTGATATAAAAATGACTTTCGCTGGCGGCAACCGCTACACTCCCATTGACATTCAACAATCTATTCTGAATAAAGATGTAGTGTACATTGATTCGCTTGCCTTTCAAAATCAGTTCCGCGATTACCAGAAAATTGACTTCAAAATTTCTTACCGCATCAATACCAAAAAAGTTTCGCACTACATTTTCTTCCACATCGAAAACATCTTCAACCGAAAAAACATTCTGCAGCAAGTGTATAACGACAACAAGAAGGCAATTACTGAAGAATATCAGCTGGGATTGTTTCCTTACGGGGGCTACAGGATTGAGTTTTAA
- a CDS encoding outer membrane beta-barrel protein — translation MRKVMLQLFLLSFSCSAFAFKAQKPIYQEPLFQLGGGAVYSSIDLSRYNSSVVYRGLHAHLVTHLGSVFFLSTEYSSFPVHESPSAWDNVHTRKFDINGQVSFRTQSQLTRIYTITGINRHEWKGRRTAFTDLDQFAKGVLEGTYVEVKRWGINFGGGITQLIYENISLFGDYRFVFGKSNGFEKVRIYDVMATIGINFNIPHPQNPNSKKTFGIGKKIYKWTEKGAQ, via the coding sequence ATGAGAAAAGTAATGCTTCAATTGTTTCTTCTTTCTTTTTCTTGTTCTGCTTTTGCTTTCAAAGCGCAAAAACCAATTTACCAAGAGCCGCTTTTTCAACTTGGCGGAGGAGCAGTATATTCAAGCATTGATTTGAGCAGGTATAACAGTTCGGTGGTCTATCGCGGATTGCATGCCCATCTTGTTACTCATCTCGGAAGCGTATTTTTTCTATCCACTGAATATTCTTCTTTCCCTGTTCATGAATCTCCATCCGCATGGGATAATGTTCATACCAGAAAGTTTGACATCAATGGACAAGTTTCGTTTCGCACGCAAAGCCAACTCACCCGAATTTATACTATTACCGGCATCAACAGACATGAATGGAAAGGCAGACGCACTGCCTTCACCGACCTTGATCAGTTTGCGAAAGGCGTTTTGGAAGGCACCTATGTGGAAGTAAAAAGATGGGGAATAAATTTCGGAGGCGGAATCACCCAATTGATTTATGAAAACATCAGTTTATTTGGAGATTATCGTTTTGTCTTTGGCAAATCAAATGGTTTTGAAAAAGTGCGTATCTACGATGTGATGGCAACTATTGGAATTAATTTCAACATTCCCCACCCACAGAATCCGAACAGTAAAAAAACTTTTGGCATTGGAAAAAAAATTTACAAGTGGACAGAGAAGGGGGCTCAGTAA